A single Amphiura filiformis chromosome 8, Afil_fr2py, whole genome shotgun sequence DNA region contains:
- the LOC140159687 gene encoding uncharacterized protein: MEEISLEIDHQLYTRQKQHVNALVRKAKQHYYNNLLIENAKDQKRLFQIADQLLHRRQVSPLPDATSDKSLANQFCDYFTEKIRTIRKGFELADDWSCDVISKHEVDYHFYADDSQLYLSVEPTQEAVDAGLAKLENCIDDVQGWKGSNCLKLNDSKTEFIIIGSRQQLEKVNIPHIRVGSSYIEPSTDIRNLGVMFDTSLTMENQITSMSKAACLSLRNIGSVRKYLTRDAAETLTHAFVTSRIDGNNALLNGLPDKQLNRLQRIQNMAARIITYTKKSDHITPVLADLHWLPVKQRVSFKVCLILFKCMHGQAPLYLSDLVDAFTPDKAGLRSTDSGRLLELRTRTLWGDRSFEVGAPKLWNTLPVALRTCDNIATFKSGLKTHLYNEAFKE; the protein is encoded by the exons ATGGAGGAAATCTCGCTTGAAATTGATCACCAACTTTACACAAGGCAAAAGCAACATGTTAATGCTCTTGTAAGGAAAGCAAAGCAACATTACTACAACAATTTGTTGATTGAAAATGCAAAGGATCAGAAACGTCTCTTCCAAATCGCCGATCAACTACTTCATCGCCGTCAAGTATCCCCGCTTCCTGATGCTACTTCTGATAAGAGTCTAGCTAATCAGTTCTGTGACTATTTTACAGAGAAAATAAGAACCATTCGTAAAGGGTTTGAGCTTGCCGATGATTGGTCCT GTGATGTTATAAGCAAGCATGAGGTAGACTATCATTTCTATGCTGATGATAgccaattatatctatctgttgaGCCTACTCAAGAAGCTGTTGATGCAGGCCTTGCCAAACTTGAGAACTGCATTGACGATGTTCAAGGGTGGAAAGGAAGCAACTGCTTGAAGTTAAATGACTCTAAAACTGAATTTATAATCATTGGCTCAAGACAGCAATTGGAGAAAGTCAACATTCCGCACATTAGGGTTGGTTCTTCTTATATTGAACCATCCACTGACATAAGAAATCTGGGTGTTATGTTTGACACTTCATTGACTATGGAGAATCAGATCACGTCCATGTCCAAAGCTGCTTGTTTATCACTGCGCAACATTGGAAGTGTACGCAAATATTTGACCAGAGATGCAGCAGAAACTCTCACTCATGCTTTTGTGACATCAAGAATTGATGGAAATAATGCTCTCCTAAATGGTCTGCCAGATAAGCAACTTAATAGGCTCCAGAGAATACAAAACATGGCTGCACGCATCATAACTTACACCAAAAAGTCTGACCACATCACACCTGTGTTAGCGGACTTACATTGGTTACCTGTTAAACAACGAGTGtctttcaaagtttgtttgatCTTGTTCAAATGCATGCATGGTCAGGCACCCCTCTACTTGAGTGATCTAGTTGATGCTTTCACTCCGGATAAAGCTGGGTTGAGATCAACGGACAGTGGACGCCTGCTGGAGCTTCGTACAAGAACCCTTTGGGGAGATAGATCCTTCGAAGTTGGTGCACCTAAACTATGGAACACACTGCCTGTAGCCCtaagaacatgtgacaatatcgcaactttcaaatctggacttaaGACCCATCTATACAATGAGGCATTCAAAGAGTGA
- the LOC140159686 gene encoding craniofacial development protein 2-like, whose amino-acid sequence MEISLLGNPTSTVLCCYSPHNEQPEEAVISFYQELSSTVNAIPAHNLLIIGGDFNAQLGPLDALFTPAKETNRNGNHMKDFLQEHNLIATNTRFQNRINRLWTHRRP is encoded by the coding sequence ATGGAAATTTCTCTGCTGGGCAATCCAACATCCACAGTTCTCTGCTGCTACAGTCCACATAACGAACAACCTGAAGAAGCTGTTATCTCCTTCTACCAAGAACTCTCTTCTACAGTTAATGCCATCCCAGCTCATAACTTACTTATAATTGGAGGAGACTTTAATGCTCAGCTTGGGCCATTGGATGCTCTCTTCACACCTGCTAAAGAAACCAATAGAAATGGCAACCACATGAAAGACTTCCTGCAGGAACATAACCTCATAGCCACAAACACAAGGTTTCAAAACCGCATCAACAGATTATGGACACATAGGCGTCCCTAA